The genomic DNA CTTCGCCCATGCGCATCAGCAGCCCGTCGCGCGTAATGCCGGCATTGTTCACTACCACGTCCAACTTGCCGAATTCCTTCACCACATCTTCAACCAGCTGCTCTGCTTGGGCAAAGTCAGAAGCATCGGAGCGGTAGCCTTTTGCCTTGCCACCATTGGCTGATAGCTCCTGCTCCAGCTGCTGTCCTTTTTCAACACTTGAGAGGTAGGTGAACGCTACCTGAGCGCCCATCTCCACAAACTGCTGTGCAATGGCGCGGCCTATTCCTTTGGATGCCCCGGTTACCAGAGCTACTTTTCCTTCTAATGCTTTCATAGAGGCCAAAGTTAAAAAAGATTTCCTTAATGCGAACAAGTGCTAGAAAAGAGCAGACCCAAAGGCAGAAACCGGCTGGTTTAAAGGCGGTTATGCTTGCAGATGACGATCCGGATACAGGCTGCTAAACAATAAGAGTACTATATTCTTATTCGGAAATTAAGTTGTAACATATTTACAGTCTGAATATTGTATAGGGTTTGATTTTTATTTCTATCGGTTTCGGCATATTTTCGTGCCAGATTAGAACCAAAGGTATTCATTGCATTATGTTGAAACGCAGTACAGGACTTGCCCTCCTCATCGCTCTTTCGCTGTTTATTTTTATTACCGCTGCCAAAACGCTGCACTTCAACACCGACAAGGTGCTAGCCCGTCCCCAGCAGACTGCAGCCGTTGAGAAAGTGCTGCTTCCGCCTGCAAAACCGCTGCCGGCTCCCGTTCTCTACGGCATCCCCACCGACTCCATGGAAATAGTGGAAGGTACTGTGGAGCGGGGCGAAAGCTTGTCGGCAATCCTGTCGAGCTATAATATTTCGCCTGTTACCCTGCATGCTCTTGCCCGCAAGTCCCGGCAGGTTTTTAATGTGCGCCGCATAGCCTCGCACCGCAATTATACCATCCTGCACCTGCGCGATTCGGCGCAAACAGCCCAGTACTTTATTTATGAGCCCAACGAAGTAGAGTATGTGATCTATGACCTGCGGGGCGACCTGGCCGTAACCAAAGAAAAAAGAAAAGTAGAAGTGCTCGAGCGCACCCTGGCCGGGGAGATCACCAGCTCACTTTTTGAGTCCATGGTGGCCGCCGGCGGCTCGCCGCAACTGGTCAACCGCTTTGCCGATATCTACGCCTGGCGCCTGGATCTGAACCGTATCCAGCCTGGCGACAAGTTTAAACTGATCTATGATGAGAAAGTAGTGAATGGCAGCAGCATCGGGTTCGGGGAGCTGAAGGCCGCTTTTTTTGAGCACGAAGGCGACTCGATCTATGCCATCGCGTTTAAGGAAGGCAATAGCAATGGCTATTACGACCAGAACGGCAAAAGCCTGAAAAAAGCGTTTCTGCGGGAGCCGCTGGAGTATAGCCGGATCAGTTCGCGCTACTCCAAAAACCGTTTTCATCCGGTGCAGAAACGCTACAAAGCCCACCTGGGCACCGATTTTGCCGCCCGCAGCGGCACGCCAATCCGTACCGTAGGGGATGGCCTTGTGCTAGAAGCCCGCTACACCAGGGGCAACGGCTACTTTGTAAAGATCAAACACAACAAAACTTATACGACCCAGTACCTGCACATGTCCCGTTTTGCCAAAGGCATCCGGCGGGGCGTGCATGTAAAGCAAGGGCAAACGATCGGGTATGTGGGCTCTACGGGGCTGGCCACCGGGCCCCACCTTTGCTACCGCTTCTGGAAGAACGGCCGGCAGGTAGACGCCCTGAAAGTAAAGCTGCCATCGGGATTCCCCATCAGCAATAAACACAGAACCGCGTTTAGGGAAGTGAAAAAGGAGGTGCTCCGTAAAATGGGTAACCAACCCCAAGATGCCGGAGAGGAACCCCTGATCGCAACTAAAAAAGAAAAGGACCCGGCTGAGGCCTGAGGCTAAAAAGTAACATTTGGTTTAATTTGGAAGGGGCGCTGCTACAGCGCCCTTTTCTTTTCGAGAACCTGGTGCAGGACGCGGAGAGTAGCGGGGCGTGTTACTTGCAGTAGTTCTTCAGGGAGACAGCGGCATCTTTTATGCCCAGAGCTTTAGCTTTGGTCCAGTCGGCACAGGCTCCTTTTGTATCGCCGAGCCTGTAGCGGGCTGCTGCGCGGTTATAATAGGCCGCGCCATACGTGCTGTTCAGCGCAATGGCCTTGGTATAGTCGGCTACGGCGCCGCTGAAGTCTTTCAGGCCATAGTATGCCAGGCCGCGGTTGTTGTAGGCTTTGGCGTTTTCAGGAGCCAGGGCAATGCCTTTGTTATAATCCAGCAGGGCGCTGCGGTAGTCTTTGAGGTTATACCTGGAAAAGCCGCGGCTCAGGTAAGCCTCCGCATAGTCGGGGGCCAGCGCAATAGCTTTGGTAAAGTCGGCGATGGCGGCCCGGTACTGCAACAGGCGGTCCTGGGCTACGCCGCGGTTGGTGAGCGTGACCACATGCTTTGGATTGCGTTTCAGCACCGCATCATAGTCTTTGATGGCTTCGGCAAACTGGCCTGCTTTAAACTTGGTGTTTCCGCTGATAAAATAAGCTGTTGCTGATTTCTGGGCAAAGCCCGGCAGGGTGAGCAGCAAAAAGAGTAAAAGAGGTAAATATTTTTTCATGGGCAAAAGGTGATCTGTCAGTTGGAGCCGTAAAGTACAGCTGTACAAAACAGGCATAAAAGAGATTTTTGCATTAAATCCGCCAATCGCCTTATCATCCTACCCCGCTGTGGGTATAATGCCAAACGGGTAGGTGCTTGTGTTGAGTTTGGCGATGTTAGGATAATAGATTAATTTTGCTCAGCAACTTTAAAAAAGAGACTATGGCATCAAAATACGATTTAGTAGTGGTTGGAAGCGGCCCGGGCGGCTATGTAGCTGCTATCCGTGCAGCCCAGCTGGGTATGACAGTAGGCGTGATCGAGCGCGAGTCGCTGGGTGGTATCTGCCTGAACTGGGGCTGTATCCCAACAAAAGCACTGCTAAAGAGCGCAAACGTTTTCGAATATATCAACCATGCTGCTGATTATGGCATTACGGTGGCCGATGCTTCCGTTGATTTTGGTGCTGTGATCAAGCGCAGCCGCGGTGTAGCCGACGGCATGAGCAAAGGCATTCAGTTCCTGTTCCGCAAAAACAAGATCGATGCGATCATGGGAACAGGCAAAGTAGTAGCCAAAGGAAAAGTAGAAGTAACAAACGCCGAAGGGAAGAAAGAGACCATCGAGGCGACCAATATCATACTGGCAACAGGCGCCCGCTCGCGCGAGCTGCCGAACCTGCCCATCGACGGCAAAAAGATCATCGGCTACCGTCAGGCTATGGCCCTGGATAAAATGCCTGAGAGCATGGTGGTGGTTGGCTCCGGCGCCATTGGCGTGGAGTTCGCTTATTTCTACAACGCCATGGGCACCAAGGTAACCGTAGTGGAGTATCTGCCCAACGTGGTGCCGGTAGAGGATGAGGAAGTATCCCGCCAGCTGGCCAAGTCGTTCAAGAAAGCAGGCATCAACATCATGACCGAGTCTTCGGTAGAGTCGGTGGACACCAGCGGCAACCTGTGCAAAGTGCAGGTGAAAACAGCCAAAGGCACCGAAACGCTGGAAGCGGAAGTCGTACTGTCGGCCGTCGGCATCCAGACAAACCTGGAGAACATTGGCCTGGAAGAGCTGGGCATTAAAGTAGACCGTGGCCGCGTGGTAGTGGACGAGTTCTACAAAACCAACGTGGATGGCATTTATGCAATCGGCGACATCGTGCCGGGCCCTGCCCTTGCGCACGTAGCCTCTGCCGAAGGCATTATCTGTGTAGAGAAACTGGCCGGGCACAACCCCGAGCCGCTGAACTATGGCAACATACCGGGCTGTACGTACTGCACGCCTGAAATTGCCTCTGTAGGCTTAACCGAAAAAGCAGCCCGCGAGCAAGGCCTGGAGATCCTGGTTGGCAAGTTTCCGTTCTCTGCCTCAGGCAAGGCAAGCGCGGCCGGTACAAAAGACGGGTTCGTGAAAGTGATCTTCGATGCCAAGTATGGCGAGTTCCTGGGCGCGCACATGATCGGTAACAACGTAACTGAAATGATAGCGGAAGTTGTGGTAGCGCGTAAGCTGGAGACCAC from Pontibacter liquoris includes the following:
- the lpdA gene encoding dihydrolipoyl dehydrogenase; the protein is MASKYDLVVVGSGPGGYVAAIRAAQLGMTVGVIERESLGGICLNWGCIPTKALLKSANVFEYINHAADYGITVADASVDFGAVIKRSRGVADGMSKGIQFLFRKNKIDAIMGTGKVVAKGKVEVTNAEGKKETIEATNIILATGARSRELPNLPIDGKKIIGYRQAMALDKMPESMVVVGSGAIGVEFAYFYNAMGTKVTVVEYLPNVVPVEDEEVSRQLAKSFKKAGINIMTESSVESVDTSGNLCKVQVKTAKGTETLEAEVVLSAVGIQTNLENIGLEELGIKVDRGRVVVDEFYKTNVDGIYAIGDIVPGPALAHVASAEGIICVEKLAGHNPEPLNYGNIPGCTYCTPEIASVGLTEKAAREQGLEILVGKFPFSASGKASAAGTKDGFVKVIFDAKYGEFLGAHMIGNNVTEMIAEVVVARKLETTGHEIIKAVHPHPTMSEAIMEATAAAYGEVIHL
- a CDS encoding tetratricopeptide repeat protein, producing the protein MKKYLPLLLFLLLTLPGFAQKSATAYFISGNTKFKAGQFAEAIKDYDAVLKRNPKHVVTLTNRGVAQDRLLQYRAAIADFTKAIALAPDYAEAYLSRGFSRYNLKDYRSALLDYNKGIALAPENAKAYNNRGLAYYGLKDFSGAVADYTKAIALNSTYGAAYYNRAAARYRLGDTKGACADWTKAKALGIKDAAVSLKNYCK
- a CDS encoding peptidoglycan DD-metalloendopeptidase family protein, whose protein sequence is MLKRSTGLALLIALSLFIFITAAKTLHFNTDKVLARPQQTAAVEKVLLPPAKPLPAPVLYGIPTDSMEIVEGTVERGESLSAILSSYNISPVTLHALARKSRQVFNVRRIASHRNYTILHLRDSAQTAQYFIYEPNEVEYVIYDLRGDLAVTKEKRKVEVLERTLAGEITSSLFESMVAAGGSPQLVNRFADIYAWRLDLNRIQPGDKFKLIYDEKVVNGSSIGFGELKAAFFEHEGDSIYAIAFKEGNSNGYYDQNGKSLKKAFLREPLEYSRISSRYSKNRFHPVQKRYKAHLGTDFAARSGTPIRTVGDGLVLEARYTRGNGYFVKIKHNKTYTTQYLHMSRFAKGIRRGVHVKQGQTIGYVGSTGLATGPHLCYRFWKNGRQVDALKVKLPSGFPISNKHRTAFREVKKEVLRKMGNQPQDAGEEPLIATKKEKDPAEA